In Microplitis demolitor isolate Queensland-Clemson2020A chromosome 10, iyMicDemo2.1a, whole genome shotgun sequence, the sequence ataacataTTTTACGCGAGGGCTGCAGTCCCATGACTCTCGAATAtcataatcatatttttttatttttttttattattaaaatgtaatgagacaaattttataatgactcCAATAAGTCATTTACACAAAAACAGTCCcggaaatataattttcaaattaattaatgacttagaatatgatcctgaaattaagtttaattttaaaaaatttaagagaccAATTCTAGTCaagatttttctaaaaataataaatttaatagatcgaaaaattttatcatctaACTATCGCTCGTACAAAGTTTTCCTTCGCTTAATgatattgattataaataataaaattaaaaattaatattaataaaaaagtgattaaaaGTCACGAACTCATGACCTGATTGATAACCcggcatttaatttataatttatcaaatacttCCTGCACAAATAATACTTACAttgatcattaattaaaatgatgtCATTTGTAGGTTTTGAATGATGAGAGATTAAAGGAGGCAATAAAATTGACAGCTATAGAAAactcaaaaaatgataacataTCTGAGGAAGAAGCAATGGCACGTGCTGATACACGCGCTAAGACAATATTATCACGAATGGAGAGTACCCTGAGTCACAATTTACTTCGGCTGACCGGCTGGTTGTTATTTAAGTTGCTTCCATTATTTATGAAGGCCGTAATAGTCCAGGACTCTCAGGTAGAGATGGTTCAGAAGGCCAACAACAGAGGAGTACCGCTGATATTTCTTCCGCTTCATCGCAGTCATCTCGACTACATCGTCATCAGTTTCGTTCTTCTTTGTAACGACGTGCGAAATTCACTGATTGCCGCTGGAGATAATCTGAGGATTCCGATATTTGGTAAACTTTTGAGTGGTTTAGGTGCATTTTACATCAAGAGACGAATAGATCCAGTTCAAGGTCGCAAAGACATGTTGTATCGCGCGACATTGCATACATATGTAATGGAAAGTTTACGAGCCGGGCATAATATTGAGTTCTTTATCGAAGGCGGCAGAACAAGAACTGGCAAACCTTGTATGCCTAAAGGCGGAATCTTGAGTATAATTATCGACGCTTATATGGACGGTACTATCGAAGATGCTCTTTTAGTACCAGTGTCATTGAATTATGATCGTTTAGTTGACGGTAATTTTATCAGAGAACAACTTGGGCAGCCCAAGAAACCCGAAACTTTTGGGTCTGCGATAAAAGCCATTTGGTCAACACTGAGAGGAAGTTATGGTCTAGTAAAAATAGACATTTGCGAACCATTTTCTTTGAGAGAAATGATAAAGTCTATTGACAGTCAGCAGACTCGTGCACTGATGTGCAGGCCAATGGAAAATAaatcagagaaaaaaattttaaaagccaCGATGTCGACGTCATCTCTTTATGGTACGGATGTTGTTGATGATGAGCACAGACTGCTGGTTGATTGTCTTGCTCGTCATGTAGTATACGACTGCGCTCGGTCAACTCCGATAATGTCAACGAATGTCGTCGCTTTTTTGCTTCTGAATAAATTCCGGGAAGGCTGTACTCTTGATAAACTCGTCGAGGCATTTGATTCTCTTAAACAAGAGCTAGAATGGACTAATAAAGACATTGCATTTTGTGGTGAGACCATTGATGTTATAAATTATGCATTAGAAATATTGGGACCGGGTTTAGTTAAACAGGAACGTCaggaaataattaagaaattagaAGGGGaatcgaaaataataaaaaaagaagttgTGATTTCTATTCAGCCGGTGTCGATGTTACCGAACGTGATTGAGTTGGCGTATTACAGCAATTCAATGATGATTCACTATGTCATGGACAGTATTGTTATCTCGGCATTGTATGCTGCATTGAAAGAACAAATAAATGACCCACGTGCTATCgctgagaataaaatttatgtattccAACATGTCATACTGGAAAAAGCAGTTAAACTCTGCGATATCCTTAAacaagaatttatattttgcaaACCATGTCAGGATTTAGAGTACGTTATTATCAcgactattgaaaatttatcttaCTCTGGTATTTTGTCGCTGTGCGAAGAGTCTTATTTGGAGGAAGAACTCTGGAGTAGACGGtacgctaaaaattttgacgACAGCTCGGATGAAGAGTACGCGAATAAAACTGCAGCTAAAAAGATTCAGTACAAATTGAATCTGGAGGCGGATTCCTCGGGTCGTATGGAGTTTCTTCACACTATTCTTAGGCCTATTATTGATACGTATACATTCAGTGCCTTTACATTACGTAAACTCGTTGGTAGGTCGCTTGTTGAGAGGGACTTAGTTCAAGAAGTTTTCagagaaattaaaatgaatattgacAGAGACATTGTTTACTATGGTAAGTTATTTTGAGTGTTTTTTTACCACCTGCACCGAAAGTTTAAGTTCCTGTCATGTTTAGAAGGAAGAAAGTCTCTCTTTTCTTCCGCACGCGCCATTCTTCTGATAAATtgaggcaaaaatttaaactttcagttGCAGAGCtggtgaaaaatagtaaacaCCACGGAGGAAAGTAGGAAAtccctttattaattaatgatatttattttccagGTGAAAGTTTGAGTGTTGAACCaatcaaaaattcattgaaattatttgaaaagtgGCAAGTTCTCGAATGTCATCCGGAAGAAAATGCTAAAATTTACTACTTGCGCGACGAATATGACAATGACGAGGCTGCTAATCGGATATATGAGTCGATTGAAGTTTTCAAGTGGACAAAACAAAGTTAACTGATAACTcaagacttaaaaaaaatataaatatatctataaatatataaaaagactttataaatgataataagtaACTTTAATAcgataaatgtaaatattattgagtTAGGAATAAATAACTAAGAGAAGTGTCTTCCAAATAACTTGGAGCGATAGAAGACAAATTATCAATtcggataatttatttattaattttttacgacataaatttttgttaatatttatcattttattatttatagaagataaatattttataaatccgTCTGGACATTATtcgatagtttaaaaaaaaacaatttatatcatGACTTTGTCTATCGACTATTTGGAATCAATAActaataactataaaataaaactcaacGAATTTACttacgaaaataataaacagactagtattttattgtattaacaATTGGATAACTTTTACGTAATCCCATACACTTTTCTCTGTCAATAAACAAAGCATCCATTTTATCTTTCAGGTCATTCTCAAGATTAGATCTCGTTCGCAAAAGCTGTTGCTGCTGCGCTTCACATTCGAGTAATCTATTATTCAAATTGccaattattgattttattgtcTCGACTTCCTCGACAATTTTAAGTTGCGCTGCATCTTTACATAACTCAGCTTGCGGTCGATATGTTCTTGCCTCGAGACGCGTGTGTGCGACTTTCACAGTCAGTGCTTTGTCATCAacagcttttttaatttcctcaatatttttatcaactgaaaaaatttcgtcTTGAACCTGAAGtcaaacaaattataaaaatttaaaaatttaaacatttactTCGCACTTAAGTTGTGCGATTATTTATGACgatctaattaaataataattatagtattgCATTAATTATTACGTGTTGCAAGTGGactaaaagtttatttttagcttCCAAAATTTCAGCGATTCGTCTAGCGAACGCATTATTCGTGTAATCCCAAACTTTCCATGATTCCTGAGCAACTTCATTTATCGCCGCCTCAATGTCACTTATAATCTGATTTGATTTCGCGCGAATTATCTGAGATTTTCTTATAACAGCATCCGAAGCTTCAGCCCACGTCTGCCCTTCAGTAATTCTGcggattatatttttagtacaaTCGTCAATTAAttgcaaatattaatttttgtcttacgaattatcataattttcaatGCCACCATAATATTGTAATCCTCTGCTGTAATTATTTAGCTGATGACACATCGAATCGATACCAAGcgctaaatttttattatttatatccatCTCAATTTCATTTTGCGCTGCCCGGCCATTTGCtaactaaaatatttgtcatttttatttctatatttattttacgtttttataaactttttacttGTTCTTTGCATTTGTCGGTGAAGACTTCAAGTTTCTTACGACAATTTCTTATGGTTTCTACTTCATTCAATAATGCTCTTTCAGGTTCATCGTGAATTAATTCAGTgcctaataaaaaattattaattactaataagtaattttttttttaattactctttTAAAGTACAGGTGCcattttggccagtttttggcattttaaaaattttaataaaataatttgtaatgtatgcaatgacaattttttttaaattagttcagACAATTTACTTACTGTATaagtatgattttttttttttatcatacttttttagcaatttaaataagatattaaattttaaaaaatagagcAATATCCAGCGTATCCGAATTACGAGAAATTACCGTAATTCCCGTAAAATTCGGTACTTTACGGTAATTACGGCcagtaatttattgtaaaattgcAGTAAGCTAGTGTTATTTTACTGCAAAATAAAGTATGGTACTGTAGAAActgtaagaataaaaaagcaTATGGAACTTACGggaaaaatgacaaaaatggCGGCAGATTACCGTATTTTGACCTAAGCCCCCCGTAAATCACCGGAAATTGCGGCAAAATGCGGAAATTTACTGTAATTCGGATTTCTACTTTACCTCTTCTTGATTCGCGATGATATAAACACTCTTGGCTAATATGCTGGGGAATTTCAACATCTAGAATAGCTCTCTGAAGAGTTCGCATACATTCttgcattttattatttccaatAATAATTCTATCTAATTCACTCGATAACTCTCGCTCCCAAAAACTTATTTCTCTTACTCTCTGCCCCAGCATTCGTGATGAGTCTCTTTGTCCTTCTTGTACTCTTTCATCAGCTTctctataattaaaatcaaacaaattaTACACAAATAACTACAGGTGATAGTTATCATgacaaataacataaattactAACTTTATAAGTTGTAGAGTCGAACTCTTAAGTTTGTctgaataattacaattagCAGTCACTTCATTAGCAAGGTGGATTTCTTTTTGATTCCACTCATCCGGAGTGTATCGGGTATAAAGTGCAGCTCTAGCAGCATGAGACGGGTTCCTTTCAAAACCAGTCACAAGATTCGGAAACTTCAAAGGCTCGGTGGACATATCGTTTGGTGTGTAACAAGGATCAACTAATTGATTTGTTATTGTTTGTGATGgtctataattataaaaaaaaaataattaatgtct encodes:
- the LOC103571839 gene encoding glycerol-3-phosphate acyltransferase 1, mitochondrial isoform X1 yields the protein MTGIIEIFIFCGVLYYLYNLRGSNMLDVLSTRIQEVYAKWESRTDVIRDTEDNGQRLSLDGLRRAGQQSQRRRIQNREQMRKLRESALFKIKETELFVPPVPKTSSFLYQCCQTCTPTSRGTFASEAAKQHQSLGRNILLVEPCGSIFSKIFYHFSFISNVKKYDYPRVTHTVLNDERLKEAIKLTAIENSKNDNISEEEAMARADTRAKTILSRMESTLSHNLLRLTGWLLFKLLPLFMKAVIVQDSQVEMVQKANNRGVPLIFLPLHRSHLDYIVISFVLLCNDVRNSLIAAGDNLRIPIFGKLLSGLGAFYIKRRIDPVQGRKDMLYRATLHTYVMESLRAGHNIEFFIEGGRTRTGKPCMPKGGILSIIIDAYMDGTIEDALLVPVSLNYDRLVDGNFIREQLGQPKKPETFGSAIKAIWSTLRGSYGLVKIDICEPFSLREMIKSIDSQQTRALMCRPMENKSEKKILKATMSTSSLYGTDVVDDEHRLLVDCLARHVVYDCARSTPIMSTNVVAFLLLNKFREGCTLDKLVEAFDSLKQELEWTNKDIAFCGETIDVINYALEILGPGLVKQERQEIIKKLEGESKIIKKEVVISIQPVSMLPNVIELAYYSNSMMIHYVMDSIVISALYAALKEQINDPRAIAENKIYVFQHVILEKAVKLCDILKQEFIFCKPCQDLEYVIITTIENLSYSGILSLCEESYLEEELWSRRYAKNFDDSSDEEYANKTAAKKIQYKLNLEADSSGRMEFLHTILRPIIDTYTFSAFTLRKLVGRSLVERDLVQEVFREIKMNIDRDIVYYGESLSVEPIKNSLKLFEKWQVLECHPEENAKIYYLRDEYDNDEAANRIYESIEVFKWTKQS
- the LOC103571886 gene encoding tektin-3, whose product is MGGPAEKNSNFQIPAKVGGSFKTPRSHPWRPALGFENVQVMTLPSQTITNQLVDPCYTPNDMSTEPLKFPNLVTGFERNPSHAARAALYTRYTPDEWNQKEIHLANEVTANCNYSDKLKSSTLQLIKEADERVQEGQRDSSRMLGQRVREISFWERELSSELDRIIIGNNKMQECMRTLQRAILDVEIPQHISQECLYHRESRRGTELIHDEPERALLNEVETIRNCRKKLEVFTDKCKEQLANGRAAQNEIEMDINNKNLALGIDSMCHQLNNYSRGLQYYGGIENYDNSITEGQTWAEASDAVIRKSQIIRAKSNQIISDIEAAINEVAQESWKVWDYTNNAFARRIAEILEAKNKLLVHLQHVQDEIFSVDKNIEEIKKAVDDKALTVKVAHTRLEARTYRPQAELCKDAAQLKIVEEVETIKSIIGNLNNRLLECEAQQQQLLRTRSNLENDLKDKMDALFIDREKCMGLRKSYPIVNTIKY
- the LOC103571839 gene encoding glycerol-3-phosphate acyltransferase 1, mitochondrial isoform X2; amino-acid sequence: MLDVLSTRIQEVYAKWESRTDVIRDTEDNGQRLSLDGLRRAGQQSQRRRIQNREQMRKLRESALFKIKETELFVPPVPKTSSFLYQCCQTCTPTSRGTFASEAAKQHQSLGRNILLVEPCGSIFSKIFYHFSFISNVKKYDYPRVTHTVLNDERLKEAIKLTAIENSKNDNISEEEAMARADTRAKTILSRMESTLSHNLLRLTGWLLFKLLPLFMKAVIVQDSQVEMVQKANNRGVPLIFLPLHRSHLDYIVISFVLLCNDVRNSLIAAGDNLRIPIFGKLLSGLGAFYIKRRIDPVQGRKDMLYRATLHTYVMESLRAGHNIEFFIEGGRTRTGKPCMPKGGILSIIIDAYMDGTIEDALLVPVSLNYDRLVDGNFIREQLGQPKKPETFGSAIKAIWSTLRGSYGLVKIDICEPFSLREMIKSIDSQQTRALMCRPMENKSEKKILKATMSTSSLYGTDVVDDEHRLLVDCLARHVVYDCARSTPIMSTNVVAFLLLNKFREGCTLDKLVEAFDSLKQELEWTNKDIAFCGETIDVINYALEILGPGLVKQERQEIIKKLEGESKIIKKEVVISIQPVSMLPNVIELAYYSNSMMIHYVMDSIVISALYAALKEQINDPRAIAENKIYVFQHVILEKAVKLCDILKQEFIFCKPCQDLEYVIITTIENLSYSGILSLCEESYLEEELWSRRYAKNFDDSSDEEYANKTAAKKIQYKLNLEADSSGRMEFLHTILRPIIDTYTFSAFTLRKLVGRSLVERDLVQEVFREIKMNIDRDIVYYGESLSVEPIKNSLKLFEKWQVLECHPEENAKIYYLRDEYDNDEAANRIYESIEVFKWTKQS